One region of SAR324 cluster bacterium genomic DNA includes:
- a CDS encoding trypsin-like peptidase domain-containing protein: MFQKLCLFFISLLLSFDLSLARPKISLDERENIRIYEDTSPAVVNISSIAVNYDFFYRPMPSEAGSGTGFFIDREGHIVTNYHVIEGAQELIVTMLDESRWEADIVGVDPNNDLAVIKVEIPDERIKTLSMTNSNEVFVGQKVLALGNPFGLQHTLTTGIISALGRTIEAQNGRKIEGVLQTDAAINPGNSGGPLLNSEGLVVGINSAIIGSAGSVGIGFAIPSNTARRIIPDLIEHGYVQRPWLGVEPIPTRYLRRAGLNVPEGLLVARVVAGTAAGNAGLQGADREIIVGRYRIPWGGDILTKLDGESLSNVEDLARIIDVRQPGEILNITFVRDSKTYRTKVKLTKRPRPSLTNR, translated from the coding sequence ATGTTTCAGAAATTATGCCTTTTCTTCATCAGTCTACTGCTAAGTTTTGATTTATCCTTAGCACGTCCAAAAATTTCTCTGGATGAACGAGAAAACATTCGGATCTATGAGGATACCAGCCCTGCTGTTGTCAACATCAGTTCTATTGCAGTAAATTATGATTTTTTCTATCGCCCGATGCCGTCAGAAGCAGGTTCTGGGACGGGCTTCTTTATCGACCGAGAAGGTCATATTGTCACCAATTATCATGTAATTGAAGGAGCCCAAGAATTAATTGTCACCATGCTCGATGAGAGTCGATGGGAAGCCGATATAGTTGGAGTGGATCCCAATAACGACTTAGCTGTGATTAAAGTCGAAATCCCCGATGAAAGGATTAAGACTTTATCAATGACCAATTCCAACGAAGTCTTCGTTGGCCAGAAAGTCTTGGCTTTAGGCAATCCTTTTGGCCTACAACACACTCTCACAACAGGAATTATTAGCGCTTTGGGCAGAACGATTGAGGCTCAGAATGGAAGAAAGATTGAGGGTGTTTTACAGACTGATGCAGCAATCAACCCAGGAAATTCGGGTGGGCCTTTGCTGAATAGTGAGGGGCTTGTTGTAGGAATCAACTCAGCAATCATTGGCTCAGCAGGAAGCGTGGGGATTGGTTTTGCTATACCTAGTAACACTGCCCGCAGAATCATCCCCGATTTGATTGAGCATGGGTACGTTCAACGACCGTGGTTAGGTGTTGAGCCAATACCTACTCGTTATTTGCGAAGAGCCGGGTTAAACGTCCCAGAAGGTTTATTGGTAGCTCGAGTTGTTGCGGGAACAGCTGCTGGAAATGCTGGTTTGCAGGGGGCTGACAGAGAAATCATTGTTGGTCGTTATCGAATTCCCTGGGGAGGAGATATCCTGACCAAACTGGATGGAGAATCCCTTAGTAATGTTGAAGATCTGGCGCGAATTATTGATGTTCGCCAACCAGGGGAAATCCTGAACATTACATTCGTGCGAGATAGTAAGACCTACCGAACCAAAGTTAAGTTAACCAAACGTCCTCGCCCCTCTTTAACAAATCGATAG
- a CDS encoding metallophosphoesterase — MTRLLVIGDVHGCLIELENLLWKLRYQVQQDRLVFVGDLLNKGPSGAETLSFVNDLKDDGGEVIYVRGNHDEKYLQFYHQFSKRIRNGEKPPRRLCQGWLGPDGQSTISKLKSRDWRLLLETPLSFQTGNLTVLHGGLSSKIHCKPKHLLDSKSFTSKRRAEIKSLMYIRKLHKDGSVPNQNETRGLVPWQDLYDGRFGWVVYGHQPTSHVMHRGQTIGIDTACCYGNRLTALVQEPGSQIHWESVSARSYYANCPSSKRLKYAATAV; from the coding sequence ATGACACGCTTGCTTGTCATTGGCGACGTTCACGGTTGCCTTATCGAATTAGAAAACCTTCTATGGAAATTGCGATACCAAGTTCAACAGGACAGGTTAGTTTTTGTTGGTGATCTCCTGAATAAAGGCCCTTCAGGTGCCGAAACACTTTCATTCGTCAATGATCTCAAAGATGACGGCGGCGAAGTGATTTATGTGAGGGGGAATCATGATGAAAAATATCTGCAATTTTACCATCAATTTTCCAAAAGAATCCGAAACGGGGAAAAACCACCCCGCAGATTGTGTCAGGGATGGTTGGGGCCCGATGGTCAAAGCACCATTAGTAAATTGAAAAGTCGTGATTGGAGGCTCCTTTTAGAGACACCACTTTCTTTTCAAACAGGGAATCTAACTGTTTTACATGGAGGGCTGTCATCAAAAATTCACTGTAAGCCCAAGCATCTTTTGGATTCAAAGAGCTTTACATCTAAACGCAGAGCTGAAATCAAATCTTTGATGTATATTCGGAAATTGCATAAGGATGGTTCAGTCCCCAATCAGAATGAGACAAGAGGCTTGGTTCCTTGGCAAGATCTTTATGATGGCAGATTTGGCTGGGTTGTTTATGGCCATCAACCCACATCGCATGTCATGCACAGAGGACAAACTATCGGTATTGACACAGCTTGCTGCTATGGTAATCGGCTTACAGCGCTAGTTCAGGAGCCAGGTTCACAAATTCATTGGGAATCTGTATCAGCACGATCCTATTACGCGAATTGTCCTTCGTCCAAGCGTCTCAAGTATGCAGCCACCGCAGTTTGA